A single window of Haliotis asinina isolate JCU_RB_2024 chromosome 5, JCU_Hal_asi_v2, whole genome shotgun sequence DNA harbors:
- the LOC137283415 gene encoding peroxiredoxin-like 2A isoform X2 — translation MSLSKLQEFLSNPSLPTMGLSRVLLGMAGVAAGAAILCNLPANPFVPTPVKATLPYLSGISLKTIEDKPKEFKAKALWEKGGAVIMAVRRPGUPLCREEALGLSSLKSDLDAQGVALHAVVHETLGVKEFRPFFKGDVFLDKERKFYGPTERWMLFSALLRVKVWMNIISNRQSGVKGNMVGEGRLLGAVFVVGPGEQGILFEHREKEFGDYANLTDVMDAVKQIKQ, via the exons ATGTCTCTGTCCAAACTCCAAGAATTCTTATCCAACCCTAG CCTCCCCACGATGGGCTTGTCTCGTGTTTTGCTGGGTATGGCCGGGGTTGCTGCCGGGGCAGCCATCTTGTGCAACTTGCCAGCCAACCCGTTTGTACCAACACCAGTGAAAGCAACACTGCCATATTTGTCTGGGATCAGTCTAAAAACAATTGAGGACAAACCAAAAGAATTCAAG GCCAAAGCACTATGGGAGAAAGGTGGTGCAGTGATAATGGCTGTCCGGCGACCAGGATGACCTTTGTGTCGGGAG GAGGCCCTGGGGCTGTCCTCCCTCAAGTCGGATCTTGACGCCCAAGGAGTGGCTCTGCATGCTGTAGTGCATGAGACCCTTGGAGTCAAAGAGTTCCGACCCTTTTTTAAGGGTGATGTCTTCCTGGACAAAGAG CGCAAGTTTTATGGCCCAACAGAGCGATGGATGCTGTTTTCAGCGTTACTAAGAGTTAAAGTATGGATGAATATCATCTCAAACCGACAGAGTGGAGTGAAAGGCAACATGGTTGGGGAAGGGAGGCTGCTGGGAG CTGTATTCGTGGTTGGTCCAGGAGAGCAAGGAATATTGTTTGAGCACAGGGAGAAGGAATTTGGAGATTATGCCAACCTGACTGATGTTATGGATGCAGTAAAGCAGATTAAGCAGTAG
- the LOC137283414 gene encoding COP9 signalosome complex subunit 4-like, whose product MAAPVKQQLSLLANLSHAGGSHKDVTEKYKAILEAVLKTGGADLIPSLQAFVEALVNENVSLVISRQILSDFTSQLSKLPDAIAKQVAHYTLDKIHTRVISFEEQVAAIRQHLADIYEREQCWREAANVLVGIPLETGQKQYSTDYKLETYLKIARLYLEDDDPVQAEAYINRASLLQADTQNEHLQIHYKACYARVLDFRRKFIEAAQRYNELSYKTIVAEQERLTALKNALICTILASAGQQRSRMLATLFKDERCQQLPAFNILEKMYLDRIIRSSDLQDFQALLQPHQKAITADGSTILDRAVIEHNLLSASKLYNNISFEELGSLLEIPPQKAEKIASQMITEGRMNGNIDQIDSIVHFEARETLPTWDRQIQSLCFQVNHIIEKISQTAPEWMLKTMEAQIQQ is encoded by the exons ATATAAAGCCATCCTTGAAGCTGTATTGAAAACTGGCGGAGCCGACTTGATTCCATCTCTTCAAGCTTTTGTAGAAGCAT TGGTGAATGAAAATGTTAGCCTGGTGATATCGCGGCAGATTCTGTCAGATTTTACTTCCCAGCTTTCAAAGTTACCAGATGCTATAGCAAAGCAGGTGGCACACTACACATTAGACAAGATACACACAAGAGTCATATCTTTTGAAGAACAG GTTGCAGCCATTAGACAACACTTGGCAGACATCTACGAGCGGGAGCAGTGCTGGAGGGAAGCAGCAAACGTCTTGGTTGGAATTCCACTGGAGACTGGACAGAA GCAGTACAGCACTGACTACAAGCTAGAGACGTACCTGAAGATTGCCAGATTGTACTTGGAGGATGATGATCCTGTGCAAGCAGAGGCATACATCAACCGAGCATCTCTCCTCCAGGCTGACACTCAGAACGAACATCTCCAGATACACTACAAG GCATGTTATGCACGAGTACTGGATTTCAGAAGAAAATTTATTGAGGCTGCCCAGAGATACAATGAACTGTCATACAAGACAATTGTAGCAGAACAAGAGAGGCTGACAGCTTTAAAGAATGCACTCATCTGTACCATACTGGCTTCAGCAG GTCAACAGAGATCGCGGATGTTGGCAACTTTGTTCAAGGATGAGAGGTGTCAGCAGCTGCCAGCCTTCAACATCCTTGAGAAGAT GTACTTAGATCGCATCATCCGCAGCAGTGACCTCCAGGACTTTCAAGCCTTGTTGCAGCCCCACCAGAAAGCCATCACAGCAGACG GGTCAACCATTTTGGATCGAGCAGTGATAGAACACAACTTGCTCTCTGCTAGTAAACTTTATaacaacatttcatttgaaGAACTGGGTTCCCTTCTTGAGATTCCTCCACAGAAG GCAGAAAAAATTGCCTCTCAGATGATCACCGAAGGCCGTATGAATGGGAACATAGACCAGATTGACTCCATTGTTCATTTTGAAG CCCGAGAAACACTTCCCACGTGGGACCGGCAGATTCAGAGCCTGTGTTTCCAGGTCAACCACATCATTGAGAAGATCTCACAGACTGCACCAGAATGGATGCTGAAGACAATGGAGGCACAGATCCAGCAGTGA
- the LOC137283415 gene encoding peroxiredoxin-like 2A isoform X1 — MTGRAGYSVVVAVVVAVIAFYGLPTMGLSRVLLGMAGVAAGAAILCNLPANPFVPTPVKATLPYLSGISLKTIEDKPKEFKAKALWEKGGAVIMAVRRPGUPLCREEALGLSSLKSDLDAQGVALHAVVHETLGVKEFRPFFKGDVFLDKERKFYGPTERWMLFSALLRVKVWMNIISNRQSGVKGNMVGEGRLLGAVFVVGPGEQGILFEHREKEFGDYANLTDVMDAVKQIKQ, encoded by the exons ATGACGGGTAGAGCTGGGTACTCGGTCGTAGTTGCAGTTGTAGTAGCAGTCATAGCTTTCTACGG CCTCCCCACGATGGGCTTGTCTCGTGTTTTGCTGGGTATGGCCGGGGTTGCTGCCGGGGCAGCCATCTTGTGCAACTTGCCAGCCAACCCGTTTGTACCAACACCAGTGAAAGCAACACTGCCATATTTGTCTGGGATCAGTCTAAAAACAATTGAGGACAAACCAAAAGAATTCAAG GCCAAAGCACTATGGGAGAAAGGTGGTGCAGTGATAATGGCTGTCCGGCGACCAGGATGACCTTTGTGTCGGGAG GAGGCCCTGGGGCTGTCCTCCCTCAAGTCGGATCTTGACGCCCAAGGAGTGGCTCTGCATGCTGTAGTGCATGAGACCCTTGGAGTCAAAGAGTTCCGACCCTTTTTTAAGGGTGATGTCTTCCTGGACAAAGAG CGCAAGTTTTATGGCCCAACAGAGCGATGGATGCTGTTTTCAGCGTTACTAAGAGTTAAAGTATGGATGAATATCATCTCAAACCGACAGAGTGGAGTGAAAGGCAACATGGTTGGGGAAGGGAGGCTGCTGGGAG CTGTATTCGTGGTTGGTCCAGGAGAGCAAGGAATATTGTTTGAGCACAGGGAGAAGGAATTTGGAGATTATGCCAACCTGACTGATGTTATGGATGCAGTAAAGCAGATTAAGCAGTAG